TGGCCGATTGAATGTATGCATTCCCTTTTGAGTTGTTGTTCGCGATAATGGTGAACACTTTACCCTGACCCACATTAATCTGAACCGTATCAAATATGGGACTACAGATTTCATAGGTAGGAGTCCCTGGCAGAGCAGGATAAAAGCCCATGGCCCCAAAGACATACCATGAGGACACTTGTCCACAATCATCGTTACCAGGCAGCCCACCAACATCATTGAAGAAATACTTGGCCAACATATCACGCACTACTTTTTGGGTTTTCCACGGGGCACCGACACTATTGTACATATAGGGGGCATGCATAGAGAATTCATCCCCCACATAGTACATATCCTTATCGAAAAAATCATCCAGATACGCTATTAGTTTATCATCACCACCCATAAAATCGGATAAACCTGGAATATCATGTGGAACCAGCAAGGTGTGGTTTCTGTAATATACTTCTGTATCATGGTCCGTTCCCTGTGCCCAAACACTTATGCTCTTATCAAACGGGGGCAACCACTCCCCATTTAATTTTTTACCACGTACCAGGCCCGTCTCCTTATCCAAAACATTGATGTATCGTTTGGAGCGTTCCATAAAGTCGTCGTAATGTGTATCCTTGCCCAAGGCTTTGGCCATTTGGGCAATACAGAAATCATCATACGAAAACTCCAGGGTTCTTGCCACAGGCTCGCCATAAAATCCAAAAATATCGGTGGGGACATAACCAATTTCATTAAAATACTCAATACCTACCCGACCTGAAAATCCTCGATTTCCCTTTTCGGTGGCATTTTTTAACATGGCCTCAAAGGCCAATTCCGTATCAAAACCCCGAATCCCTTTAACGTAGGCATCGGCAATAACCGCATCGCCATGGGTGCCCATCATAATACTTCGGTACCACGGGTTGGGCCATTTGGGAATCCAGCCCCCTTCTTTATAGGCATTCAGCATGCCGTTGATGACATCAGTGGTTTCCTGTGGTTTTATGATGACCCACAAAGGGTGTAAGGACCGGAACGTATCCCAAAGGGATAAATCGGTATACATTTGCCCTCCTTCATGAACCTGATAATCAAATGGGCTGAAATACCTGCCATCCTCATTTAAATTTCGAGGATTCACAAAACATTTCGTCAACGCAGTGTAAAAGATGGATTTATCTTCTTCACTACCTTCTACCTGTATCCTATTGAGTTCTTCTTCCCAGATATCGGTACCTTCGGCTACGGCCCTGTCAAAATCGAAATGGGGATATTCCTTTTCCATATTGGCCCTGGCCTGTGCCAAATCAATCAACGAAGTGCCCACTTTCATCCTTACTTTTTCTCGATCTGTGGTGGCAAAAGTCACGTACACCCCATTTGCGTCCGCTCCCTTTAGGGCCATTTGGGCCCCGAGTTCAGGGTCCAATGGTACCGGTTCTGCACATCTTAGGTGCATCTCCGTTGTACTTGAACCGTCATAATATTCTATGCGTATTTGATATTGCTGCCCTTTGGCGAGGTGTATCCTGTGTATGTTCGTGCCCGTCGCCCTGTACATCCACTGGTCAATGACCATTTCATCATCTATATACATTCGGGTACCATCTTTGGTGGTCAATTCAAAGGTATGCTCCCCCGTATGTCTTGGAATAAACGTAGCGGTATAGACTACGGAAAAGAAATTGTCCTTTACACCTTCTGCCGGTGCTTTTAACCAATTGTAGTTCAATTTGGGGTAGTTCACGAATACGTCGGGGTCCCCTTCCAATTTATCATTATTGTAATAGGCTGCTTTAAATCCATCAGGCACGAGCTTGCTGTCCACTACATCCGGCAATAGGTTCACATTATAGGCTTCGAATTTTTTATCGAACTTGGCGACAAAATGGTTTTTGAAATGACCGGCAATAACGGTATATCCTTCAATCTCGCTTCGTTCTGGAATCACTTTGTAATGGCCGGGAACATATACCCCATCAAATACCACGGATGACGATTTGGATTCCGGAAAGGTAAACTGAAAAAATGCCGTTTTGGAAGCTGCGGTCAGTTCGGCCTTGATGTCATAATCGTTCAAATTCACGGTGTAATAGTGCGGTTTGGCCACTTCACTGTCACGATCGAATTTTGACGCTCGGGCCTCAGCATCAATGATTACTTCACCGGTCATGGGCATTATGGACATGGGCCCCCAATCCCCTACTACGGCTCCATTGGGATAACGGGTACCCCGAAAACCCTGGATTTTTTCCTGATCGTACCAATAAGGAACAGGTACGGTTATCACTCGTTCTGTCCAAGTTGCCGTTTGTGGTGTCCAATGTGTTAAAGCGGAAGGATTTCCGACAATTGGGGAAACATAACCCATAGGTTCTTCCACTTCGGTTACGGTAATATCGGCAATACTGGCAGCTGTACCAACACGGGTATCCACATACCCCAGGTATTCTTTTGGTACCAATGCTGTAGTCGGCTCTTCATTATTATGACACCCAACCATTGTGATCAGTGCCCCTATAATCCAGCCTTTTTCATTCAAGAAGGGATTCGAGTATTTCTTCATTATTAGTATTTAGTTTTTACTTCAAAGTCCGCTTTTAACCGGATATCATTGGATGCAGCTCCTACCTTCACCACGAACTGACCAGGTTCGACCACCCGTTCCATATCCCTGTTCCACAGACTCAAATCTTCTGGGAGTAAGGTGAATTCAACTTCTTTGGCTTCCCCAGGCTCAAGTTCCACGGGTTTAAATCCTTTAAGCTGTAGCCTGGGGGTACTTACCGAACTGTAACTATCGGTGATATACAATTGGACAATCTCGGTCCCTTTTCGTTCCGAGGTATTTTTGATTGTTAGGGTCACTTTTTGATTTTCATTGGTTGTGATCACCGGTTTTTCGATATGCAAATCCGAATATTCAAAACGGCTATAGCTCAGCCCATGTCCAAAAGCGAATAGTGGAGTATTGTTTTCGTCCACATAGGTGGCGTTTGCCGACTTTTTTTGATTGTAATATATGGGCAGTTGTCCATTCGCTCTGGGAAAAGAGATCGGTAATTTGCCCGAAGGGTTTGCTTTACCGGTTAATATCTCCACGGTACCCTGGGCACCTTTCTCGCCTGCGTACCAGGTTTCCAATATGGCGTCTACGGATCCCACTTCCTCTTTTAGTACCAAAGGCCTTCCATTTTGAAGGACCAATACTATGGGTTTTCCCGTGGCGGCCACTTCCCTCAGTAATCTTTTGCTATAGGGATTGAGTTCGAGGTTGACTTTGTCCCGGCCTTCCCCATTATCATCTTTTTCGCCCAGCACCAATACAACCACATCGGCATTTCTTGCTGAGTGGACCGCTTTTTCGAATAGGGTTTCCCTCTTGGCATCTGGATTGATTTTCCAGCGAATTTTAATGTCTGCAAATTCATCGTATTCCACCAACTCCAATTGGATGCGATACTTTTTTCCTTTTTTTAACCGTAGGCTCGTTTTGGACCAAGAGTTCTTATGTTTTTGATCCCAGCTGTCGATCAACACCTGATTGTCGATGGTGAGCCTACCCAAGTCATCGGCCCATAATTGGAAGTCGTAAATACCATCCAGTTTGGGAATAAGGTAGCCACTCCAACGAATGGAGAAATTATCACTCGGGATTCCCGGTGCCGGACTTAGGTTATGCCAGTACTGTTCCAATCTGGTCTCCACTCTTGTCAACGCTGGTTTTCCGGAAAAGTCCGTGTTGGTGAAATATTCCGCCAGAAGGCCCTTTTCCCCGTCTTCGGTCATAAGAAACCGTTCATCAATTTCTTCCATAATACCTCCAGGAACACCCACATCCACAAAATCAATGGCATAGTCGGTTTTTTCAAATTCCTGAGCGATGGTCTTTTCATTTTCGCCCCTTCGCGAATAACCACCAAGCAAGGCTTTGCCAGCCAATTCTCCAATCAGTGCCACTTTTTTTATCTCGTCGCCAAAGGGTAGGATGTTGTTTTTGTTCTGAAGTAGAACGATTGACTTATGGGCAGCCTCCAATGCCAATTGTCGATGTGCTTCACTGCCGTACCGCGCGGCTTTCAATGTGGTATCGATATAGGGATTTTCAAAAAGCCCCAATTTAAATTTTACATATAATACACTGGAAACGGCCCTGTCCACATCTTTAATGGTCAAAAGATGTTCATCCAATGCTTCCCTGATGCTATGCTGAAAAACATCGTGTTTGTAATCATAAAACTGCATATCCAATCCTGCCCGGATGGAATTGGCAATGGCTTCTTTTGGATTTTTTGCCGTTTTATGTACGACCTCTTGTTTTGCGATTGCACCCAGATCGGAAATGACCATGCCTTTAAAGCCCCATTCGTCCCGCAATACTTTTTTTAGAAGCCATGGATCGCCTGCGGCAGGGACGCCGTCCCACTCGTGGTAGGCTGCCATGGCCCCCAACGCTCCAGCCTCTTTAAAGGCTTTTTCAAAAACGTATAGGAAATTGGTCCGTGCTTCGCGCTCACCGATGTAAACCGGTGCAGTATTTTTGCCCCCCTCGGGAATACTATGGATACCAAAATGCTTCGGTTCCGCAACAATGGCATCATCATCACCTAAGTCATCCCCCTGCATCCCTTTAATTATGGCCACTCCGTTCCTAGCCGCCAAATAGGCATCCTCCCCATACGTTTCCTGCACCCTTCCCCAACGGGGCTCCCTACCCAAACCAAGTGTAGGTGCCAGTACAAGGTGAACGCCTACGGCCCGTGTCTCAGATCCAATGACCTTCCCAATGCTTTCCATGGCCCCTACATCCCACATACTGGCCAAACCTATAGGTACGGGAAAGGAAGTGCTTCCTTTTCCCAAATACCCGTGTAGGGCTTCTTCAATAATCAATGCAGGAATGCCCAATCGGTTGTTTTCAATGATGTATTGCTGCAGTTCGTTGGAGGCTTCAGCGGATTCTGGATAAAAATCACGAATCGAACCAACATTCAATCCTTTTAGGGCTTGCGTGGCCTTTTCAGGGGAAAGCCTCCCATTTTCGATGAGGTCATAGGCGGAATACATATCCAGTTCCCTAATTTTTTCGTCCAGGGTCATCCGCGAGATAAGATCGGCCACACGGGTTTCCGTATCCAATTCCACATTTTTATAGGGAGGGATATCACCCTTTTTTGTGCAACCCAAAAAAAGTAGGACCGTTCCTAATACATAGCATCGCCACATAACTTACACAGATTCAATTGATAGTATCTTTTGCTCGATCAAGGCGTCGATTTGTTGGCTATCGTACCCCAGTTCCTTTAAAATCTCTTCGCCATGTTCCCCAATCAGCGGGGAAGGCCGATTTATTTTTCCAGGTGTCTCGCTCATGGTAAAAGGAATATTGGTCACTTTTACCTTCCCTGCTTTGGGATGTTCCACCTCAATAAACGTATTGTTGTGAATGACCTGGGGATCGTGCTCCACAGCGGTCTGGTCGTTTACC
The sequence above is a segment of the Muricauda sp. SCSIO 64092 genome. Coding sequences within it:
- a CDS encoding GH92 family glycosyl hydrolase; translation: MKKYSNPFLNEKGWIIGALITMVGCHNNEEPTTALVPKEYLGYVDTRVGTAASIADITVTEVEEPMGYVSPIVGNPSALTHWTPQTATWTERVITVPVPYWYDQEKIQGFRGTRYPNGAVVGDWGPMSIMPMTGEVIIDAEARASKFDRDSEVAKPHYYTVNLNDYDIKAELTAASKTAFFQFTFPESKSSSVVFDGVYVPGHYKVIPERSEIEGYTVIAGHFKNHFVAKFDKKFEAYNVNLLPDVVDSKLVPDGFKAAYYNNDKLEGDPDVFVNYPKLNYNWLKAPAEGVKDNFFSVVYTATFIPRHTGEHTFELTTKDGTRMYIDDEMVIDQWMYRATGTNIHRIHLAKGQQYQIRIEYYDGSSTTEMHLRCAEPVPLDPELGAQMALKGADANGVYVTFATTDREKVRMKVGTSLIDLAQARANMEKEYPHFDFDRAVAEGTDIWEEELNRIQVEGSEEDKSIFYTALTKCFVNPRNLNEDGRYFSPFDYQVHEGGQMYTDLSLWDTFRSLHPLWVIIKPQETTDVINGMLNAYKEGGWIPKWPNPWYRSIMMGTHGDAVIADAYVKGIRGFDTELAFEAMLKNATEKGNRGFSGRVGIEYFNEIGYVPTDIFGFYGEPVARTLEFSYDDFCIAQMAKALGKDTHYDDFMERSKRYINVLDKETGLVRGKKLNGEWLPPFDKSISVWAQGTDHDTEVYYRNHTLLVPHDIPGLSDFMGGDDKLIAYLDDFFDKDMYYVGDEFSMHAPYMYNSVGAPWKTQKVVRDMLAKYFFNDVGGLPGNDDCGQVSSWYVFGAMGFYPALPGTPTYEICSPIFDTVQINVGQGKVFTIIANNNSKGNAYIQSATLNGKPYHSSQLHHDAIIEGGKLILEMGPEPNKNWGILR
- a CDS encoding glycoside hydrolase family 3 protein — encoded protein: MWRCYVLGTVLLFLGCTKKGDIPPYKNVELDTETRVADLISRMTLDEKIRELDMYSAYDLIENGRLSPEKATQALKGLNVGSIRDFYPESAEASNELQQYIIENNRLGIPALIIEEALHGYLGKGSTSFPVPIGLASMWDVGAMESIGKVIGSETRAVGVHLVLAPTLGLGREPRWGRVQETYGEDAYLAARNGVAIIKGMQGDDLGDDDAIVAEPKHFGIHSIPEGGKNTAPVYIGEREARTNFLYVFEKAFKEAGALGAMAAYHEWDGVPAAGDPWLLKKVLRDEWGFKGMVISDLGAIAKQEVVHKTAKNPKEAIANSIRAGLDMQFYDYKHDVFQHSIREALDEHLLTIKDVDRAVSSVLYVKFKLGLFENPYIDTTLKAARYGSEAHRQLALEAAHKSIVLLQNKNNILPFGDEIKKVALIGELAGKALLGGYSRRGENEKTIAQEFEKTDYAIDFVDVGVPGGIMEEIDERFLMTEDGEKGLLAEYFTNTDFSGKPALTRVETRLEQYWHNLSPAPGIPSDNFSIRWSGYLIPKLDGIYDFQLWADDLGRLTIDNQVLIDSWDQKHKNSWSKTSLRLKKGKKYRIQLELVEYDEFADIKIRWKINPDAKRETLFEKAVHSARNADVVVLVLGEKDDNGEGRDKVNLELNPYSKRLLREVAATGKPIVLVLQNGRPLVLKEEVGSVDAILETWYAGEKGAQGTVEILTGKANPSGKLPISFPRANGQLPIYYNQKKSANATYVDENNTPLFAFGHGLSYSRFEYSDLHIEKPVITTNENQKVTLTIKNTSERKGTEIVQLYITDSYSSVSTPRLQLKGFKPVELEPGEAKEVEFTLLPEDLSLWNRDMERVVEPGQFVVKVGAASNDIRLKADFEVKTKY